A window from Plasmodium gaboni strain SY75 chromosome 9, whole genome shotgun sequence encodes these proteins:
- a CDS encoding putative XPA binding protein 1 yields MWYGQLVIGPPGSGKSTYVAGVTHILKQINRKTVIINLDPFIENDIYEADINISDLIDIEKVFSDMGLGPNGTLIYCMEYLLINIDWLEEKLKLYKDCYLIIDTPGQVELYTHNDALKNIISKLNKLNCRLTSVHIVDSTLCSDGYKYISSLLLSLCSQIHLELPHVNVFSKIDLLKYFKHDLKFPLSYYVEAQNLNQLILYESYKNYSSSDDENINNKTKNTNVHNYNNNNVTQTDNINYNESKQDPFLHDIIKNEKKNYKKYSNKFLKLNEYICETVEDYNLINFALLDIQDKFSVLKLLKIIDGANGFRFTSIYSEYSLFDTYVENIEYDCDDIEEKIMATSDEDEKNKN; encoded by the coding sequence ATGTGGTATGGGCAGCTTGTTATTGGTCCTCCTGGGTCAGGCAAATCAACATACGTTGCTGGAGTAACCcatatattaaaacaaataaatagaaaaacagtaattataaatttagATCCATTTAttgaaaatgatatatatgaagcagatataaatataagcGATTTAATAGATATAGAAAAAGTATTTTCAGATATGGGATTAGGACCAAATGGTACATTGATATATTGTATggaatatttattaattaatattgattggttagaagaaaaattaaaattatataaagattGTTATTTAATTATTGATACACCAGGACAGGTAGaattatatacacataatgatgctttaaaaaatataatttcaaaattaaataaattaaattgTAGATTAACTTCTGTTCATATTGTTGATAGTACCTTATGTTCAGATggttataaatatattagtTCTTTACTTTTATCTTTATGTAGTCAAATACATCTCGAATTACCTCATGTTAATGTATTTTCAAAAATTgatcttttaaaatattttaaacaTGATCTAAAATTCCCTTTAAGTTATTATGTAGAAGCACAAAATTTAAATCAACTAATACTTTATgaatcatataaaaattattcttcatcagatgatgaaaatataaacaataaaacaaaaaatacaaacgtacacaattataataataataatgtgaCGCAAAcagataatataaattataatgaatCAAAACAAGATCCTTTTCTTcatgatattataaaaaatgaaaaaaaaaattataaaaaatattcaaataagtttctaaaattaaatgaatatatttgtgAAACAGTGGAAGATTATAACTTAATAAATTTTGCTCTCTTAGATATACAAGATAAATTTAGTGTtcttaaattattaaaaattattgaTGGTGCTAATGGATTTAGATTTACATCAATATATTCAGAGTATAGTTTATTTGATACATATGTGGAAAATATTGAATACGATTGTGATGATATTGAGGAAAAAATTATGGCTACCTCTGATGAAGAcgaaaaaaataaaaattga
- a CDS encoding hypothetical protein (conserved Plasmodium protein, unknown function) yields MNVDKLIADLKDLENDEYAEHVRKESIFSTSEIKNKRNELNSCSNILSLYNEQISYISNFNIKNEYRKSKITAEKIQMNVLYDLIFLLKLKKKTSKVGDDNITSNIIHKIWDCIEITFHNENDKIEKICDENNLYIYKKHLLKNKFLLLKIIRKIKNNHLYPDIKQLIKDVTRDVFSFNGNIYNGSIGFENIIYLLYKLLKKKYITCPLKSFILSFFLLSIMSRTNNSVDILYILEYFYKNNNFSIIIPDSSFLSPCELSIYDNIILLKNNIRYLINITEESTLKYNCYNIIYIDINKITDNFFNHIYKILLQQEKYHYIFKYKIFNNIQFFNTTLNVKKLNLTYNNNNNKDHHHHDEIFPYMNNTTKEHKKDKNIYNLSINNNSNEMDDNIFSSDSSSNSNHNNIDIHKINEQNFLYINKNSKSQVKNIFYQYLIIELDEGK; encoded by the coding sequence ATGAATGTTGACAAGTTGATTGCGGACCTGAAAGACTTAGAAAACGATGAATATGCAGAACATGTTAGAAAGGAAAGTATATTTAGCACGAGCGAAATAAAGAACAAAAGGAATGAGCTAAATAGCTGTTCGAacatattatcattatataatgaacAGATAAGTTATATTTctaattttaatattaagAATGAATATAGGAAAAGTAAGATTACAGCAGAAAAGATTCAAATGAATGTTTTGTAtgatttaatttttttattaaagttaaaaaagaaaacaagTAAGGTGGGTGATGATAACATTACtagtaatattattcataaaatatgGGATTGTATTGAAATAACATTTCATAACGAAAATGATAAGattgaaaaaatatgtgatgagaataatttatatatatataaaaaacatttattaaaaaataaatttttattattaaaaattataagaaaaataaaaaataatcatttatatcCTGATATTAAGCAATTAATCAAAGATGTAACAAGAGAtgttttttcatttaatgggaatatatataatggTAGTATAGGgtttgaaaatattatatatttattatataaattattaaaaaagaaatatataacatgTCCATTAAAATCATTTATTCTGAGcttctttttattaagTATAATGAGTAGAACTAACAATAGTgtagatatattatatatattagaatacttttataaaaataataatttttcaatTATCATACCAGattcatcttttttatcACCTTGTGAATTAAgtatatatgataatattatcttattaaaaaataatatcagATACTTAATTAATATCACAGAAGAATCCACACtaaaatataattgttataatattatatatatagatataaataaaattacagataatttttttaatcatatttataaaattttattacaacaagaaaaatatcattatatttttaaatataaaatttttaataacatacaattttttaatacaaccttaaatgttaaaaaattaaacttaacatataataataataataataaggatcatcatcatcatgATGAAATATTTCCATATATGAATAACACAACTAAAGAACATAAAAaggataaaaatatttataacttatcaataaataataatagtaatgaaatggatgataatattttctcTTCTGATTCCTCATCTAATTCGAAccataataatatagacattcacaaaataaatgaacaaaattttctttatataaataaaaattcaaaaaGTCAAGTgaaaaacatattttatcaGTATTTAATTATTGAACTTGATGAGggaaaataa
- a CDS encoding hypothetical protein (conserved Plasmodium protein, unknown function), whose translation MVINNEEVNTMNEAELKRIYYENFIEELNDEELMYKKTVEDLFYIYKSFGFIYSIIKKANLLLSKENCDTFLKSLVSFIDELFLYNPSLFNNELNNGLNVPYVNKDNILPNKKRKYATDGGLNDMNDLNDSNDTNDTNDMNHTKDMNDINNMNNENTSFMNIMSKTYVEELIKDIKNIDDNFSESNCSDFLYIVKNILKMKNTSDIETVKNRFEKIKNILNIGKSIFDKKDILYEMNDPKKKAHEHIDDMYTKLNNIEPIIISIIYKQNFWYNNILNKSEYDSINSILNLNIDVDNEKIEQVYTEVLLLLSEEMTQNKDLHFAKEKLERLKTSYDAEIQRKLQQEMELTKKLDDKRKAVQFIIDRYNEYTWFDKNSPKKHSFYILGINPRNITEEQLKSFGKRLKHILHPDKEPDTEWKKKAESAFKEASLAILGCQQEFKTKILKNLEPGPLAPYLTLIGIESNTNESNEKDNINKNKSSNLNDNNNNNNNLNGATTFHPYYPTQVYYPKCELKCVDQKIGTVLIDIKCPVQLGVIKKVILYVHRPIYGNEPMNLIPDDTFLSYKKEHNVNVKNLNQSIEVRVDYVQPLEIASSTKYYIGIQLIAERGNTMINWNSINITLHKFSNKNIIKKLLTSFKNATFINQAQLNNILANENKDEMTKFLNECIAAAKLWAQTV comes from the coding sequence ATGGtaattaataatgaagaaGTAAATACTATGAATGAAGCTGAACTGAAGAGAATATATTACGAGAATTTTATTGAAGAATTAAATGATGAAGAATTAATGTATAAGAAAACAGTCGAagatttattttatatatacaaatcCTTTGGgtttatatattccataataaaaaaggctaatttattattaagtAAAGAAAATTGTGATACTTTTTTGAAATCCTTAGTAAGTTTCATTGATGAActctttttatataaccCTTCTTTATTTAACAACGAATTAAATAATGGATTGAATGTACCATATGTAAATAAAGACAATATACTTCCAAataagaaaagaaaatatgcAACTGACGGAGGTTTAAATGATATGAATGATTTGAATGATAGCAATGATACTAATGATACGAATGATATGAATCATACAAAAGATATGAATGATATAAACAATATGAACAATGAAAATACATCATTTATGAATATCATGTCAAAAACTTATGTTGAAGAATTAATtaaagatattaaaaatatagatgaTAATTTTAGTGAATCTAACTGTAGtgattttttatatattgtaaaaaatattttaaaaatgaaaaatacCAGTGATATTGAAACTGTTAAGAATAGATTtgagaaaataaaaaatatattaaacataGGAAAAAGTATATTTGACAAAAAAGATATTCTTTACGAAATGAATGATCCTAAAAAGAAAGCACATGAACATATAGATGATATGTATACAAAATTAAATAACATTGAGccaattattatttctattatatataaacaaaatttttggtataataatatattaaataaatctGAATATGATAGTATTAATTCTATACTAAATCTTAACATAGATGTagataatgaaaaaatagAACAAGTATATACAGaagtattattattattaagtGAAGAAATGACACAGAATAAAGATTTACATTTTGCTAAAGAAAAATTAGAAAGATTAAAAACAAGTTATGATGCAGAAATACAACGTAAATTGCAACAAGAAATGGAATTAACAAAAAAGCTAGATGATAAGAGAAAAGCTGTTCAATTTATTATTGATAgatataatgaatatacATGGTTTGATAAAAATTCACCTAAAAAAcattcattttatatattagGTATTAATCCTAGAAATATTACAGAAGAACAACTAAAATCTTTTGGTAAGAGattaaaacatattttaCATCCTGATAAAGAACCAGATACTGAATGGAAGAAAAAAGCAGAATCTGCTTTTAAAGAAGCTTCTTTAGCTATCTTAGGTTGTCAACAAGaatttaaaacaaaaatcTTGAAAAATTTAGAACCTGGACCTCTAGCTCCATATTTAACACTAATTGGTATTGAAAGTAATACAAATGAATCTaatgaaaaagataatataaataaaaataaatcatctaatttaaatgataataataataataataataatttaaatgGTGCAACAACGTTTCATCCTTATTATCCAACCCAAGTATATTATCCTAAATGTGAATTAAAATGTGTAGACCAAAAAATTGGTACAGTACTTATTGATATTAAATGTCCTGTTCAATTAGGtgttattaaaaaagttattttatatgtgCATAGACCAATATATGGTAATGAACCCATGAATTTAATACCAGATGATACCTTTTTatcttataaaaaagaacataatgttaatgttaaaaatttaaatcAATCTATTGAAGTTCGAGTTGATTATGTTCAACCGTTAGAAATTGCGTCTTctacaaaatattatataggTATACAATTAATAGCTGAAAGGGGAAATACAATGATAAACTGGAATTCTATTAATATAACCTTACATAAATttagtaataaaaatattataaaaaaattgttaacatcttttaaaaatgcAACCTTTATAAATCAAGCacaattaaataatattttagCAAATGAAAATAAGGACGAAATGACGAAATTTTTGAATGAATGTATAGCAGCTGCGAAGCTATGGGCCCAAACGGTTTAG
- a CDS encoding putative pre-mRNA-splicing factor ATP-dependent RNA helicase PRP43: MSEEEDNQSNNISLDRNTVSDEGTNITNERTKKKKLDNIINEENNKKIKLDNNCNEQDDNEKTLYDNNKINEDNIVDKDNKNMDYNITNNKNLNKYNVNVENNILSNSTNIENNISTKENNNINNNNVQSNSHTSVVTNNDDDSMINKLTNQRYSQRYLQLLEEKKKLPAWSAKKNFLKLLKKNNVLIIVGDTGSGKTTQISQFVLESKYTEKKSIAVTQPRRVAAMSVAARVSEELDVELGTYVGYTIRFEDKSSNKTIIKYLTDGMLLRESMNDPMLTRYNAIILDEAHERTLATDILFGVIKNIQEKRNDLKLIVMSATLDAEKFQKFFNDSKILNIPGRLFPVEIFYTLQAEKDYVKVVIRTVYDIHINEDEGDILVFLTGEEEIEMTKKEIEKVVSRNMNAGQLVVLPLYSSLPPAQQQKIFEPPPKPRYKGDKNGRKCILATNIAETSITIDGIVYVIDPGFSKQKVYNPRARIESLLIAPISKASAQQRAGRAGRTKPGKCFRLYTEKCFEQTLPEQTYPEILRSNLGSVVLNLKKLGIDDLVHFDFMDPPAPETLMRALEQLNYLGALDDEGDLTNKGHLMSEFPVDPQLAKVLIESPNYSCSSEILTIAAMLSVPNCFLRPKVKAKEADEMKMRFSHLDGDHLTLLNAFHAYVKHALVDTNESKKFCFEYYLNHRAMTSAQNVRQQLLRIMERLNLKILSIKPSSPEYYINIRKALLSGFYQQVAYKTSKGYYITVKDIQMVTLHPSTVFQMNPEWVIYHELLLTSKNFIRTVTKIEGKWLLEIARNYYSLEDLPNSEAKNELKMLHKKFLNH; encoded by the coding sequence ATGAGCGAAGAAGAAGATAATCAATCCAATAATATTTCGCTAGATCGAAATACCGTATCAGATGAAGGTACAAATATTACCAATGAACgtacaaaaaaaaaaaagctagataatataataaatgaggaaaataataaaaagataaaattaGATAATAATTGTAATGAACAAGACGATAATGAAAAAACcttatatgataataacaagataaatgaagataatattgttgataaagataataaaaatatggattataatataactaataataaaaacttAAATAAGTATAATGTTAACgtagaaaataatattttaagtAATAGTACAAATATcgaaaataatatatcaactaaagaaaataataatattaataataataatgttcAATCTAATAGTCATACAAGTGTCGTCACCAATAATGATGACGATTCAATGATCAACAAATTGACCAATCAAAGATACAGTCAGAGGTATCTACAACTTTTagaagagaaaaaaaagttaCCAGCATGGAGTGCTAAAAAGaactttttaaaattacttaagaaaaataatgtaCTAATTATCGTTGGAGATACAGGTAGTGGAAAGACAACACAAATATCCCAATTCGTTTTAGAATCAAAATatacagaaaaaaaatctaTAGCTGTTACACAACCAAGAAGGGTAGCAGCTATGAGTGTAGCTGCGAGAGTATCAGAAGAATTAGATGTTGAATTAGGTACTTATGTTGGCTATACCATAAGATTTGAAGATAAATCTAGTAATAAAActataataaaatatttaacTGATGGTATGTTATTAAGAGAATCTATGAATGATCCTATGCTAACAAGATATAATGCTATAATATTAGATGAAGCACATGAAAGGACGTTAGCTActgatatattatttggtgtcattaaaaatattcaagaaaaaagaaatgatttaaaattaatagTAATGTCTGCAACTTTAGATGCAGAAAAGTTtcaaaaattttttaatgattcaaaaattttaaatataccAGGAAGATTATTCCCTGTAGAGATATTTTATACACTACAAGCTGAAAAAGATTATGTAAAGGTTGTTATTAGAACAGTATAtgatatacatataaatgaGGATGAAGGAGACATATTGGTCTTTTTAACAGGTGAAGAAGAAATTGAAATgacaaaaaaagaaattgAAAAAGTTGTTTCAAGAAATATGAATGCTGGTCAATTGGTTGTACTACCTTTATATTCATCTTTACCACCAGCACAACAACAAAAAATCTTTGAACCACCACCAAAACCTAGATATAAAGGTGATAAAAATGGAAGAAAATGTATATTAGCAACAAATATTGCTGAAACATCTATAACTATTGATGGTATTGTCTATGTAATTGATCCAGGATTTTCAAAACAAAAAGTATATAATCCTAGAGCACGTATTGAGTCATTACTAATTGCACCAATATCTAAAGCTTCTGCTCAACAAAGAGCTGGAAGAGCTGGTAGAACTAAACCAGGGAAATGTTTTAGATTGTATACTGAAAAATGTTTTGAACAAACATTACCAGAACAAACATATCCAGAAATATTAAGATCTAATTTAGGTTCAGTtgttttaaatttaaagaaattaGGTATAGATGATTTAGTTCATTTTGATTTTATGGATCCACCTGCTCCAGAAACATTGATGAGAGCATTAGAAcaattaaattatttggGTGCTCTAGATGATGAAGGAGATTTGACAAACAAAGGACATTTAATGTCTGAATTTCCTGTAGATCCTCAGCTAGCCAAAGTATTAATTGAATCCCCAAATTATTCATGTTCTAGTGAAATATTAACTATAGCTGCAATGTTATCTGTTCCTAATTGTTTTTTAAGACCAAAGGTAAAGGCTAAAGAAGCAGATGAAATGAAAATGAGATTCTCACATTTAGATGGAGATCATTTAACCTTACTTAATGCATTTCATGCATATGTAAAACATGCACTTGTTGATACAAATGaatcaaaaaaattttgttttgaatattatttaaatcatAGAGCTATGACATCAGCTCAAAATGTAAGACAACAATTATTAAGAATTATGGAAAgattaaatttaaaaattctTTCTATTAAACCTTCAAGTCctgaatattatataaatattagGAAGGCTTTATTAAGTGGATTTTATCAACAAGTAGCATATAAAACAAGTAAAGGATATTACATTACTGTTAAAGATATACAAATGGTTACTTTACACCCATCTACTGTGTTTCAAATGAATCCAGAATGGGTTATATATCATGAACTCTTATTAACTAgtaaaaattttattagAACTGTAACAAAAATTGAGGGCAAATGGCTCCTAGAAATAGCTAGAAATTATTATAGCTTAGAAGACCTTCCGAATAGTGAAGCAAAAAATGAGTTGAAAATGTTGCATAAAAAATTCTTGAACCATTAA